The following are encoded in a window of Fretibacter rubidus genomic DNA:
- the coaE gene encoding dephospho-CoA kinase (Dephospho-CoA kinase (CoaE) performs the final step in coenzyme A biosynthesis.): MSLAAADKHRSAPIIIGLTGSIGMGKTTTAEMFEDLGCPVFDADAAVHRLYAKGGQAVPLIRAVFPDAVNDGAVDRAILGKYMREDPLQLTVLESFIHPMVTDMRSQFLQRAKASAADIVVFDIPLLFETGGDVLVDKVVVVTAPAHVQRERVMAREGMTEDLFKMILSRQLPDAQKRIRADYTIFTHRGLEEAREQVQDILTDLRQNGINREPS, encoded by the coding sequence ATGAGCCTAGCTGCCGCGGACAAACACAGATCAGCGCCGATAATCATTGGGCTAACGGGATCTATTGGGATGGGGAAAACAACGACGGCTGAAATGTTTGAGGACCTAGGCTGCCCGGTGTTTGACGCCGATGCCGCTGTACACCGTCTTTATGCCAAAGGCGGGCAGGCTGTGCCGCTGATACGGGCTGTTTTTCCTGACGCGGTTAACGACGGCGCCGTTGATCGGGCCATATTGGGCAAATATATGCGAGAAGACCCCTTGCAGCTCACTGTGCTAGAGAGCTTTATTCATCCCATGGTCACGGATATGCGCTCTCAGTTTTTACAGAGAGCTAAAGCATCGGCTGCGGATATTGTTGTTTTTGATATTCCGCTTTTATTTGAAACCGGTGGTGACGTCCTTGTTGACAAAGTTGTTGTTGTAACGGCCCCTGCGCATGTGCAGCGAGAGCGCGTGATGGCGCGGGAGGGGATGACCGAAGACTTATTTAAGATGATATTGTCGCGTCAATTGCCAGATGCGCAGAAACGTATCCGCGCAGATTATACAATTTTTACGCACCGCGGACTAGAAGAAGCGCGCGAACAGGTGCAGGATATACTCACTGATTTAAGACAGAATGGAATAAATCGTGAACCATCCTGA
- a CDS encoding shikimate dehydrogenase, producing the protein MTRPIPKLAGVCGWPIHHSLSPQMHSFWLREMGLAGAYVHFAVRPDEAVRAFQSLKQTSIAGVNVTLPLKELAYEAADIVTDDAKKLGVANCLYKRDGQLIAHNTDLEGFATPLIRALGPRTIANTPVIIYGTGGASRAVIGALLSLNCPEIRLCGRTDNRAEAVVDDFNVPSLYAVPWAMRHDGIGGAGVIINASAAGMKGYPALDVDLTLASPGALVYDLIYTPEVTPLLKAAKSQGLPSIGGLDMLIAQARPSFKLFFGQTPPETLDPTDLLRKTLNS; encoded by the coding sequence ATGACTCGCCCTATCCCCAAATTAGCGGGTGTTTGTGGCTGGCCTATTCACCATTCATTATCACCGCAAATGCATAGCTTTTGGTTACGCGAAATGGGGCTTGCGGGGGCTTATGTCCATTTTGCCGTTCGCCCAGATGAAGCTGTCCGTGCCTTTCAGTCTTTGAAACAAACGTCCATTGCGGGTGTGAATGTGACCCTACCTTTAAAAGAGCTTGCCTATGAGGCGGCTGATATCGTTACAGATGATGCTAAGAAACTGGGTGTTGCCAATTGTCTCTACAAGCGAGACGGGCAGCTGATTGCTCATAATACGGATTTAGAAGGCTTTGCGACGCCGCTGATTCGTGCCCTTGGCCCGCGCACGATTGCGAATACCCCCGTGATTATCTACGGCACAGGGGGGGCTTCACGGGCGGTTATAGGTGCGCTATTGTCGTTAAATTGTCCAGAAATTCGCTTATGCGGTCGCACAGATAATCGCGCAGAAGCCGTGGTTGATGATTTCAATGTGCCAAGCCTTTACGCTGTGCCGTGGGCGATGCGTCATGACGGCATCGGGGGTGCAGGGGTTATTATTAATGCCAGTGCCGCCGGGATGAAGGGTTATCCTGCGCTGGATGTCGACCTAACGCTCGCCTCGCCTGGGGCGCTTGTTTATGATTTGATTTACACGCCAGAAGTCACGCCGTTACTCAAAGCCGCAAAAAGCCAAGGCTTACCCAGTATTGGGGGCCTTGATATGCTCATTGCGCAAGCGCGACCCAGCTTTAAGCTCTTTTTTGGGCAAACCCCACCCGAGACGCTAGACCCCACAGATTTGCTGCGCAAAACTTTAAACTCATGA
- a CDS encoding Maf family protein, whose translation MAHNIPIILASGSQIRADILRGAGVDFKVVTKAVDEAAIKSAMLSEGAAIADIADALAEAKSMRVSRSTEGLVIGADQIMEMDGQLFDKPKDMAEARERLLQMRGKTHHLIGAVVISENARPVWRHRAKTALSVRDFSEAFLDEYLAAEGETILKAVGAYKFEGRGSQLFSHVEGDFFSILGLSLLPVLDYLRVRGCVKT comes from the coding sequence ATGGCGCATAACATTCCAATAATATTAGCATCAGGTAGTCAAATACGAGCGGACATATTGCGGGGTGCAGGCGTTGATTTTAAGGTCGTCACAAAAGCTGTTGATGAAGCGGCTATTAAATCGGCAATGTTATCAGAAGGCGCAGCGATTGCTGATATCGCTGACGCTTTGGCGGAAGCTAAATCAATGCGTGTATCCCGCTCTACAGAAGGCCTTGTCATTGGGGCAGACCAAATCATGGAAATGGACGGGCAGCTTTTTGATAAACCCAAGGATATGGCAGAAGCCCGAGAGCGTCTTTTGCAAATGCGCGGTAAAACACATCACTTGATTGGGGCTGTCGTTATTTCTGAAAACGCGCGGCCGGTGTGGCGGCACCGAGCAAAAACGGCCTTAAGTGTGCGGGACTTTAGCGAAGCGTTTCTTGATGAATATTTGGCAGCAGAGGGCGAAACTATCTTAAAAGCTGTAGGCGCTTATAAATTTGAAGGCCGTGGATCTCAGTTATTTTCACATGTCGAGGGCGATTTTTTCTCAATTCTTGGCTTATCACTTTTACCTGTGCTCGATTATTTACGGGTTAGAGGCTGCGTTAAAACATGA